Proteins from one Kwoniella shivajii chromosome 1, complete sequence genomic window:
- a CDS encoding pre-mRNA-splicing factor RSE1 codes for MHLLNLTLQAPSNITSATVGSFSGTKGQEILAVRGSTKLEILKLNTSTGQLDTICSTEAFGTVRNVVGFRLAGMTKDYILASSDSGRLSILEFVVTPTPHFESLYQEVYGKSGSRRVVPGQYLAVDPKGRSCLVGASKLVYVLNRNSEGKLFPSSPLEAHRNHSLVTHIVGVDQGYDNPLYAALEMDYSESDEDPTGEAYENVQKYLTFYELDLGLNHVVRKWSEPTDRRANLLVQVPGGQNANSDRFDGPSGVLVCTENHIIWKHMDVEAHRIPIPRRRNPLAQKGESSKGLIIVAAVMHKIKGAFFFLLQSEEGDLYKVWIEHEGEDVKALKIKYFDTVPVANSLCILKSGYLFVASEFSDQNLYQFQALGDDDGEQEWSSIDYPDNGNVEGPLPFAFFNPRPSQNLLLVDTLSSLDPITDASVVNLQGASSDTPQIYAACGRGPRSTFRTLKHGLDVSVLVSSPLPGVPTNVWTLKLTEEDEYDSYIVLSFPNGTLVLSIGATIEEVNDTGFLSSGPTLAVQQLGDQGLLQVHPYGLRHIRAADRVDEWPAPPGQTIVAATTNKRQVVIALSTAELVYFELDPEGSLSEYQDKKSLPGNATCLSIAEVPEGRRRTPFLAVGCDNQTVSVISLEPDSTLTTLSLQALTAPPASICLAEIFDTSIDKNRATMFLNIGLANGVLLRTVVDPVDGSLSDTRLRFLGAKPPKLVRSTIHGQPSVMAFSSRTWLLYTYQDMLQTQPLIYDTLEYAWNLSAAMCPDGLIGISGNTLRIFTIPKLGEKLKQDILPLSYTPRKFVSHPYNTVFYMIESDHRTYAPSTIQRIIGEKEASGNRVDKSVLELPANEFGRPRAGAGHWASLLRVLDPLNNESLATFDLDEDEAAFSIAIAYFERGGGEPFLVVGTGVKTTLTPKGCQEGWLRVYAIKEQGRVLEFMHKTKTDDVPLCLAAFQGFLLAGIGKSLRLYEMGKKALLRKCENNSFPTGVATINVQGARIIVGDMQESTFYCVYRSVPTRQLLVFADDTQPRWLTCVTEVDYETIVCGDKFGNIFLNRLDQRVSENVDDDPTGATILHEKSFLMGAAHKTELLAHYNVGSIVTSITKVPLVAGGRDVLVYTTISGTVGALIPFVSVDDVEFMSTLELHMRSHNVSLVGRDHLAYRGYYVPVKGVIDGDLCENFNLLPYSKQQAIAADLDERSVGDVLKKLEQMRTSSAF; via the exons ATGCATTTACTCAATCTTACACTGCAAGCTCCATCGAATATAACTTCGGCAACAGTCGGTAGTTTCTCTGGAACGAAAGGACAAGAGATATTAGCTGTTAGAGGTTCAACTAAGTTGGAGATATTGAAGTTGAATACTTCTACTGGACAAC TGGATACGATATGTTCAACAGAG GCATTCGGTACAGTAAGGAATGTTGTGGGATTCAGATTGGCGGGAATGACAAAAG ACTACATCTTAgcatcatctgattcaggtaGATTATCAATCTTGGAATTTGTCGTTACGCCAACACCACATTTCGAAAGTTTGTATCAAGAAGTATATGGTAAATCAGGTAGTCG ACGAGTGGTACCCGGACAATACCTAGCAGTAGATCCAAAAGGACGAAGTTGTTTGGTAGGAGC ATCAAAACTTGTTTACGTGTTAAACCGAAATTCAGAAGGAAAATTGTTCCCATCATCCCCATTAGAAGCCCATAGAAATCACAGTTTGGTGACGCATATTGTTGGTGTAGATCAG GGTTATGACAATCCACTCTACGCTGCATTGGAAATGGACTATTCAGAAAGTGACGAGGATCCAACAGGAGAGGCATACGAGAATGTACAAAAG TACCTCACTTTCTATGAGCTTGATTTGGGTCTCAACCATGTAGTGAGAAAATGGAGTGAGCCAACGGATAGAAGAGCAAACTTGCTAGtgcaag TACCTGGTGGCCAAAATGCCAATTCTGATAGATTTGACGGGCCTTCTGGTGTACTGGTCTGTACAGAGAACCATATCATTTGGAAACATATGGATGTAGAAGCACATAGAATACCCATACCTAGACGGAGAAATCCGTTAGCtcaaaagggagaaagcaGTAAAGGACTGATCATCGTTGCAGCAGTGATGCATAAGATCAAG GGCGccttctttttcttgctACAATCggaggaaggagatttgTATAAAGTATGGATAGAACATGAAGGAGAGGATGTCAAAGCGCTCAAAATTAAATATTTTGATACTGTTCCGGTGGCAAACAGTCTGTGTATCTTGAAGAGTGGTTATCTCTTCGTAGCAAGCGAATTCAGTGACCA GAACTTGTACCAATTTCAAGCtctaggtgatgatgatggagagCAAGAGTGGTCTTCGATCGATTACCCTGATAACGGCAATGTAGAAGGACCCCTTCCAttcgctttcttcaatcctcGACCATCGCAAAATCTGCTGCTGGTAGACACGCTCTCTTCCCTAGATCCTATCACAGACGCTTCCGTCGTTAACCTTCAAGGAGCAAGCTCGGACACCCCTCAGATCTATGCCGCTTGTGGTAGAGGTCCAAGAAGTACATTTAGAACTCTCAAACACGGATTAGACGTTTCTGTATTGGTCAGCTCACCTTTACCTGGTGTACCCACCAACGTCTGGACTCTGAAATTAAcggaagaag ATGAATATGACTCCTATATCGTCCTCTCTTTCCCCAACGGTACACTCGTTCTCTCCATCGGTGCGACTATCGAAGAAGTGAACGATACGGGATTTTTATCTTCGGGTCCTACGCTTGCTGTTCAACAACTCGGCGATCAAGGCTTGTTGCAAGTGCATCCTTACGGTTTGCGACATATTCGAGCTGCGGATCGTGTAGATGAATGGCCCGCACCTCCAGGTCAAACAATCGTTGCTGCTACCACCAACAAGAGGCAGGTTGTCATAGCGCTCAGTACAGCTGAACTAGTCTATTTCGAGCTTGACCCTGAAGGATCATTGAGCGAGTATCAAGACAAGAAGTCATTACCTGGTAATGCCACTTGTCTAAGTATTGCCGAAGTACCtgagggaagaagacgaaCGCCTTTCTTG GCCGTTGGTTGTGATAACCAAACAGTATCAGTCATCTCCCTCGAACCTGACAGCACTCTTACTACCCTTTCCCTTCAG GCGTTGACCGCTCCACCTGCCTCTATCTGTCTAGCCGAGATCTTTGACACTTCCATCGATAAAAATCGAGCTACGATGTTCTTGAACATTGGTCTGGCTAATGGTGTACTGTTGAGAACAGTCGTGGACCCCGTAGATGGATCGCTATCCGATACTCGACTGCGATTCCTCGGTGCAAAACCGCCCAAACTCGTCAGATCTACTATCCATGGACAACCTTCCGTGATGGCGTTCTCAAGTCGAACTTGGTTACTATACACATATCAAGACATGCTCCAAACTCAACCCTTGATTTATGATACTCTTGAATACGCTTGGAACTTGTCAGCTGCTATGTGTCCTGACGGTCTTATAGGTATCTCAGGTAATACACTGAG GATATTTACAATCCCAAAGCTTGGTGAAAAGCTTAAACAAGATATTCTCCCTCTTTCGTACACACCTCGTAAATTCGTTAGTCACCCATACAACACTGTCTTCTACATGATTGAATCAGATCACCGAACGTATGCTCCTTCCACGATACAGAGGATCATAGGGGAGAAAGAAGCGAGCGGGAACAGAGTGGACAAATCTGTACTTGAATTACCGGCAAATGAGTTTGGTAGACCCAGAGCGGGAGCGGGTCATTGGGCTTCGCTGTTGCGAGTGTTGGATCCTTTGAAT AACGAATCCCTTGCGACTTTCGatctggatgaagatgaagctgcgTTCTCGATTGCCATAGCTTACTTTGAGCGAGGCGGAGGTGAACCTTTCTTGGTCGTTGGTACCGGTGTGAAGACCACACTCACCCCCAAGGGATGTCAAGAAGGCTGGCTGCGAGTGTATGCGATAAAGGAGCAAGGAAGGGTGTTGGAGTTCATGCACAAG ACGAAGACCGATGATGTACCACTTTGCCTAGCTGCTTTCCAGGGCTTCCTGCTTGCTGGTATAGGGAAATCATTGAGATTGTATGAGATGGGTAAGAAGGCATTATTGCGGAAATGCGAGAACAAC AGCTTCCCAACTGGTGTAGCAACCATAAATGTCCAAGGCGCACGAATTATTGTTGGAGACATGCAAGAATCAACATTCTACTGTGTGTATCGATCTGTGCCAACGCGACAATTGTTGGTCTTCGCCGACGACACTCAACCAAGATGGTTGACATGTGTGACAGAAGTAGATTATGAGACCATCGTTTGTGGAGATAAATTTGGAAATATTTTCTTGAATCGATTAGATCAACGGGTGTCCGAGAACGTGGATGATGATCCCACAGGAGCGACCATCTTGCACGAAAAAAGTTTCTTGATGGGAGCAGCTCACAAGACTGAACTATTAGCACATTATAACGTTGGAAGTATCGTCACTTCAATAACCAAAGTACCTTTAGTagctggaggaagagatgtttTGGTTTATACTACCATCTCAGGTACTGTAGGAGCCTTAATACCGTTTGTCTCTGTCGATGACGTTGAGTTCATGTCTACTTTAGAATTG CATATGAGATCACACAACGTTTCATTGGTCGGACGTGATCATCTTGCTTATAGAGGATATTACGTTCCTGTCAAAGGAGTGATAGATGGTGATTTGTGCGAAAATTTCAACTTATTACCTTATAGTAAACAACAAGCCATAGCGGCAGATCTGGACGAAAGAAGTGTTGGCGATGTCTTAAAGAAATTAGAACAAATGAGAACGAGTAGTGCTTTCTAG